In Desulfobulbus oralis, one DNA window encodes the following:
- the uvrC gene encoding excinuclease ABC subunit UvrC, with protein sequence MPTSNPENPLTAEFLATVSHGPGVYQMLDRRELLYVGKARDLRKRLSQYAHFNGPAWSKTAAMLNRVLRVETILTTTEKEALILEAALIKKHHPRYNIDLRDDKNYPLIRVSTAESWPRVSVTRRRLRDGNRYFGPYTAAGAMRSTLELLYAQFPLRHCRSLRERQRPCLNHQMGRCCAPCAGLVDKAEYMRMVNGVLAILEGKTEELRQELETRMQAASEALDFEQAARLRDRLLALAGTTERQVIASGEALDQDVFGLHRKDASVGVALLFVRGGLMTGARQFFLDDPIGDDGALLAQVLMQYYSATRQPPRELLLPVLPEDEELVAECLAGLREGPVTFSVPQRGKRMQLMQMAHANAEKLFSEEARKEAAWQNLATSIRQKLRLSRMPEVIECLDISNLLGKQAVGSLVCFVHGEKETRRFRHYRIREKETPDDYAMMREVLERRLVKGRDEHNLPDLLLLDGGKGQLQVALEVVGRLGLEGELDLAAIAEEHHDEGEKLFRPGRKDAIMLPAHAPALLYLMRVRDEAHRFGITCHRHLRGKAQLASELDAVPGVGPQRKKQLLRHFGSLRRIRTATESELAAAPGIGPELARSIVQALQDRDAGKKAGGAVKAG encoded by the coding sequence ATGCCTACATCAAACCCTGAGAACCCGCTCACGGCCGAATTTCTCGCCACCGTGAGCCACGGCCCCGGCGTGTACCAGATGCTGGACCGCCGCGAACTCCTCTACGTGGGCAAGGCGCGCGATCTGCGCAAGCGGCTCTCCCAGTACGCCCACTTCAACGGCCCGGCCTGGTCCAAAACCGCGGCCATGCTGAATCGTGTACTGCGGGTGGAAACCATCCTCACCACCACGGAGAAGGAGGCGCTCATCCTCGAGGCCGCGCTCATCAAAAAGCACCACCCGCGCTACAACATCGACCTGAGGGACGACAAGAACTATCCGCTCATCCGGGTCAGCACCGCCGAGTCCTGGCCGCGCGTGAGCGTCACCCGCAGGCGGCTCAGGGACGGCAACCGCTACTTCGGCCCCTACACTGCGGCCGGGGCGATGCGCAGCACGCTGGAGCTTTTGTATGCCCAGTTCCCGCTCCGCCACTGCCGTAGCCTCAGGGAGCGGCAGCGCCCCTGCCTGAACCACCAGATGGGCCGCTGCTGCGCGCCCTGCGCAGGTCTGGTGGACAAGGCTGAATACATGCGCATGGTGAACGGGGTGCTGGCGATTCTGGAGGGCAAGACCGAGGAACTCCGGCAGGAGCTGGAGACCAGAATGCAGGCTGCGTCCGAGGCGCTGGATTTTGAACAGGCAGCCCGCCTGCGCGACCGGCTGCTGGCTCTGGCCGGCACCACGGAGCGCCAGGTGATTGCCAGCGGCGAGGCGCTGGATCAGGATGTCTTTGGCCTGCACCGCAAGGACGCTTCAGTCGGGGTGGCGCTCCTCTTCGTGCGCGGCGGCCTGATGACCGGGGCCCGGCAGTTTTTTCTGGACGACCCGATCGGCGACGATGGGGCGCTGCTGGCCCAGGTGCTGATGCAGTATTACAGCGCCACCCGGCAGCCCCCCCGCGAACTGCTCCTGCCCGTCCTGCCGGAAGACGAAGAGCTGGTCGCCGAATGCCTTGCCGGCCTGCGGGAAGGCCCGGTCACCTTCAGCGTGCCCCAGCGGGGCAAGCGGATGCAGCTCATGCAGATGGCGCACGCCAATGCGGAAAAGCTCTTTTCGGAAGAGGCCAGGAAGGAGGCTGCCTGGCAGAATCTGGCCACGAGCATCCGGCAGAAACTGCGGCTTTCCCGAATGCCCGAAGTCATCGAATGCCTGGATATTTCCAATCTGCTGGGCAAGCAGGCCGTGGGCTCGCTCGTATGTTTCGTGCATGGCGAAAAGGAGACGCGCCGCTTTCGCCATTACCGCATCCGCGAAAAGGAGACCCCGGACGATTACGCCATGATGCGCGAGGTGCTGGAGCGGCGCCTCGTCAAGGGCCGGGACGAACACAATCTGCCGGACCTGCTGCTCCTGGACGGCGGCAAGGGTCAGTTGCAGGTGGCGCTGGAGGTGGTCGGCAGGCTGGGACTGGAGGGCGAGCTGGACCTGGCGGCCATTGCCGAGGAGCATCACGACGAAGGCGAAAAACTCTTCCGGCCCGGCCGCAAGGATGCCATCATGCTGCCCGCCCACGCACCGGCGCTGCTCTATCTCATGCGCGTGCGCGACGAGGCCCACCGCTTCGGCATCACCTGTCACCGTCATCTGCGCGGCAAGGCCCAACTGGCTTCCGAGCTGGATGCCGTGCCCGGCGTCGGCCCCCAGCGGAAGAAGCAGCTCCTGCGCCATTTCGGCAGCCTCCGCCGCATCCGGACGGCCACCGAATCCGAACTGGCCGCTGCCCCGGGCATCGGCCCCGAACTGGCCAGGAGCATAGTACAGGCCCTGCAGGACAGGGATGCGGGCAAAAAGGCCGGAGGCGCAGTCAAGGCAGGCTGA
- the grdA gene encoding glycine/sarcosine/betaine reductase complex selenoprotein A gives MGKLAGRKLVLLGARDGVSGDALTALFAESGAEIVYAATECMGUSSVEMLDRKSQRRVKEAADALGPENLVVIVGSSDSEGARIYAETVTAGDPNEAGPLAGVQLGLPVYHVLEDDIKAECALALWAENVGMMERVLDKHALAATVSAIRAEKSQFTL, from the coding sequence ATGGGCAAACTGGCTGGCAGAAAGCTGGTGCTTCTGGGCGCGCGGGATGGCGTTTCCGGCGACGCGCTCACGGCGCTTTTTGCGGAGAGCGGCGCGGAAATTGTCTATGCGGCCACCGAGTGCATGGGGTGAAGCTCGGTGGAAATGCTGGACCGGAAGAGTCAGCGGCGGGTAAAGGAAGCCGCTGACGCGCTGGGGCCGGAAAATCTGGTGGTGATAGTCGGGTCCTCGGACAGCGAAGGCGCGCGGATCTATGCCGAGACCGTCACTGCTGGCGACCCCAACGAAGCCGGGCCGCTTGCTGGAGTCCAGTTGGGACTCCCGGTGTATCATGTCCTGGAAGACGACATTAAGGCAGAGTGCGCACTTGCACTGTGGGCAGAAAACGTGGGCATGATGGAACGGGTGCTGGACAAGCATGCGCTTGCCGCCACCGTGTCCGCCATTCGTGCAGAAAAAAGCCAATTCACGCTGTGA
- a CDS encoding aldehyde dehydrogenase family protein codes for MNEVRLQDKYQLFIDGEWRDATDGKTIASVNPANGEKLAECADATKEDVDAAVAAAWKAFETWKNVPVNERAVILNKIADIIDANAEHLAMVETLDNGKPIRETLNVDIPLSSQHFRYFAGCIVAEEGSANMLGTDTLSLILHEPIGVVGQIVPWNFPFCMAAWKLAPVLASGCCTVLKPSSTTALSVLEFAKLVKDVIPHGVFNIITGAGSRAGQYILDHKGFRKLAFTGSTEVGRNVAQAAADKLIPATLELGGKSANIFFDDCDMELAMDGLQMGILFNQGQVCCAGSRVFVQEGIYDKFVAEAVKRFNKVKVGLPWEPDTQMGSQIDKRHMEKILRYVKIGQEEGARVLCGGVQATEGELAKGCFLKPTLLGDVKNNMRVAQEEIFGPVACVLKFKDEAEVVKMANDSVYGLGGAVWTKNINRAIRVARGVETGRIWVNCYNVLPEGAPFGGYKESGIGRETHKVMLAHYTQMKSIMINLKETPTGFYPNK; via the coding sequence ATGAATGAGGTCAGGTTGCAGGACAAGTATCAGCTGTTTATCGATGGCGAGTGGCGGGATGCCACTGACGGGAAGACCATTGCCTCAGTCAACCCGGCCAACGGCGAGAAGCTGGCCGAATGTGCGGACGCCACGAAGGAAGATGTGGATGCCGCCGTTGCCGCCGCCTGGAAGGCCTTTGAGACCTGGAAAAACGTTCCGGTCAACGAACGTGCAGTTATTCTGAACAAAATAGCGGACATCATCGACGCCAACGCCGAGCATCTGGCGATGGTGGAGACATTGGACAACGGCAAGCCGATCCGTGAAACGCTGAACGTGGACATTCCGCTGTCTTCTCAGCATTTCCGGTATTTTGCGGGCTGCATCGTGGCGGAAGAGGGCAGCGCGAACATGCTGGGGACGGACACCCTGAGTCTGATTCTGCACGAGCCGATCGGCGTGGTGGGCCAGATCGTGCCGTGGAACTTCCCCTTCTGCATGGCGGCCTGGAAGCTGGCACCGGTTCTGGCGAGCGGCTGCTGCACCGTGTTGAAGCCGTCGAGTACGACGGCTTTGAGCGTTCTCGAGTTCGCCAAGCTGGTCAAGGACGTGATTCCGCACGGCGTGTTCAACATCATCACCGGCGCGGGTTCGCGGGCGGGCCAGTACATTCTGGACCACAAGGGTTTCCGCAAGCTGGCTTTTACGGGCTCGACCGAGGTTGGTCGCAACGTGGCGCAGGCCGCGGCGGACAAGCTGATTCCGGCCACGCTGGAACTGGGCGGCAAGTCGGCCAACATCTTCTTTGACGACTGCGACATGGAACTCGCCATGGATGGCCTGCAGATGGGTATCCTGTTCAACCAGGGTCAGGTTTGCTGCGCGGGATCGCGCGTGTTCGTGCAGGAAGGCATTTATGACAAGTTCGTGGCCGAGGCGGTCAAGCGCTTCAACAAGGTGAAGGTTGGCCTGCCGTGGGAGCCTGATACCCAGATGGGTTCCCAGATTGACAAGCGCCACATGGAGAAGATCCTGCGCTATGTCAAGATCGGGCAGGAAGAGGGTGCGAGGGTGCTGTGCGGCGGCGTACAGGCGACGGAAGGGGAGCTGGCGAAGGGCTGTTTCCTGAAGCCGACGCTGCTTGGCGACGTGAAGAACAATATGCGCGTGGCGCAGGAAGAGATCTTCGGGCCGGTGGCCTGCGTGCTGAAGTTCAAGGACGAGGCCGAGGTGGTGAAGATGGCGAACGACAGCGTGTATGGATTGGGCGGTGCCGTGTGGACGAAGAACATCAACCGGGCGATCCGCGTGGCACGAGGCGTGGAGACGGGCCGTATCTGGGTGAACTGCTACAACGTGCTGCCGGAGGGCGCGCCTTTTGGCGGCTACAAGGAATCGGGCATTGGCCGTGAGACACACAAGGTGATGCTGGCGCACTACACCCAGATGAAGAGCATCATGATTAACCTGAAAGAGACCCCGACCGGCTTCTATCCGAACAAGTGA
- a CDS encoding Crp/Fnr family transcriptional regulator, whose translation MQNFWHLEKENFFAGLENEKRQFLTLSRRQELEKNKTVFIEGDAGISCFYIESGLIRIFSEVPSGKESTLFLRQGGEIFGLAEVMNRTPRVVSAQALCRSIIHTIEQPDFERLLEGNFSLVRRVISILGRRLRYMGKRLSSQNGDVAHRLAFLLITLAYENLKKTSNWEVPCLLPHTISQNQLADMISSTQPTISLALHEFRTSGLIAVSGRRITLLKPMALILKFIED comes from the coding sequence GTGCAAAATTTCTGGCATCTCGAAAAGGAAAATTTTTTTGCGGGTCTTGAGAATGAAAAAAGACAGTTCCTGACCCTCTCCCGACGCCAGGAACTGGAAAAGAATAAAACCGTCTTTATCGAAGGCGATGCCGGAATCTCCTGTTTCTATATAGAATCCGGCTTGATAAGAATTTTCAGTGAAGTGCCTTCCGGAAAAGAATCCACTCTTTTTCTCCGCCAGGGCGGCGAAATTTTTGGACTTGCAGAAGTCATGAATCGAACGCCACGGGTGGTTTCGGCACAGGCGCTTTGCAGATCAATTATCCACACGATAGAGCAACCTGACTTCGAACGGCTTCTGGAAGGAAACTTTTCTCTTGTCCGCCGGGTCATAAGCATTCTCGGGCGTCGGTTGCGATATATGGGCAAACGCCTCAGCAGCCAGAATGGAGATGTTGCGCACAGACTGGCTTTTTTACTCATAACCTTGGCATACGAGAATCTGAAGAAGACATCCAACTGGGAAGTTCCCTGTCTTCTCCCCCATACCATATCTCAAAACCAGCTTGCTGATATGATCAGCTCGACTCAGCCAACAATCAGCTTAGCCCTGCATGAATTCAGAACCAGCGGTCTGATTGCCGTATCGGGTCGTCGCATTACGCTGCTCAAGCCGATGGCCCTCATACTCAAATTCATAGAGGATTGA
- a CDS encoding omptin family outer membrane protease, with product MKKKNCVAMLAAGLSLSVPVWANEAALPGESETSIQIEQEMLVVKAHMGVGYLNGDSSELVYGENGRKLSELNWELDDVPMLNVGGSISPRSWLTISADFWTRLNRGSGTMDDYDFLAINYDGYTHWSHHDNTDLTQGFMFDLNAAFTFYTFEETSFSALVGYKYDTWEWEARGGNYFYSDYVLFDTVGSFSPDEKVITYKQWFHVPYIGVGFHSTVGPVFFMGRVIASPLVFAGDEDIHHLRNLRFEEDFDVSSMYGLDLGLGYNITPSLAVSAMFRYQKYEEAKGDTTVTDLTTGEKRYFSGDVAGTDHSSSTVSLGLQYRF from the coding sequence ATGAAGAAGAAAAATTGTGTGGCAATGCTCGCAGCCGGTCTGTCCCTGTCTGTGCCGGTGTGGGCCAACGAGGCGGCCCTTCCCGGCGAGTCTGAAACAAGCATCCAGATTGAGCAGGAAATGCTTGTCGTTAAGGCGCATATGGGCGTCGGTTACCTGAATGGCGATTCCTCCGAGCTGGTCTACGGGGAGAATGGACGCAAGCTCAGCGAACTCAACTGGGAACTGGACGATGTCCCCATGCTGAATGTGGGCGGCTCCATCAGCCCCCGCTCCTGGCTCACCATATCGGCCGATTTCTGGACCCGCCTGAACCGGGGCAGCGGTACCATGGATGATTACGACTTCTTGGCTATCAACTACGATGGCTATACCCACTGGTCGCATCATGACAATACCGACCTGACCCAGGGCTTCATGTTCGACCTCAACGCTGCCTTTACCTTCTACACCTTTGAGGAAACCAGCTTCAGCGCACTGGTCGGCTACAAGTACGACACCTGGGAATGGGAGGCCAGGGGCGGTAACTATTTCTATTCGGACTACGTACTTTTCGACACTGTCGGTTCATTTTCGCCCGATGAAAAGGTCATCACCTACAAGCAGTGGTTTCATGTGCCCTATATCGGTGTAGGCTTCCACTCTACGGTAGGCCCGGTCTTTTTCATGGGCAGGGTGATCGCCTCGCCTTTGGTTTTTGCCGGGGATGAAGACATACACCATCTGCGCAACCTGCGCTTTGAAGAGGACTTTGACGTCTCTTCCATGTATGGCCTGGATCTCGGCCTCGGTTACAACATCACCCCCAGTCTCGCGGTATCCGCCATGTTCAGGTATCAGAAATACGAGGAAGCCAAGGGCGATACCACGGTCACCGATCTGACAACCGGCGAGAAACGCTACTTCTCCGGTGATGTTGCCGGAACAGATCACAGCTCCAGTACGGTTTCTCTGGGACTGCAGTATCGCTTTTAA
- a CDS encoding alpha-2-macroglobulin family protein: MQKRPLWLTALLLAAGVLLTAGPAPAGWRDLFHAAGQTKSAASAQEKAPTQSGTAESDSAFQLISLSERELDGSPALALTFSNPLDPKQSYDRFIRVMQPQIQEGSDTEEASGEARLSPGEIREVSGEMPAGAAVNGKWVLGENPRILFFPHVTPEADYRVQVDGELADKAGHRLGKVHSFRARTAAVSPAYYFASRGMVLPARQNGGLPVVTVNVPEVDVQFLRVRDDHLPEFLDKVIAAPRGQESEGKSELHGAVDNWDLDQLHNMTESVYAARFVTESKANRRAVTFLPVEDLKELAAPGVYVAVMSQPGRFRYEYQTTYFYVSDLGLHARLFTDNADVYVSSLTDGKAVPRVALRWLDQSGKVLAKGTTDSEGRAHFDQRPQGAAVIQAQLGAQVAMIALKEPALDLSEYSIKGEPGKPVRFFAWSGRDLYRPGEHFDLSVLARDADGRALPPLPLQAVLKRPDGKKQFSSMWKSADLSGYYQERIELPLDAPTGFWQLELRADPADEVPATVFRFGVEEFLPERMKLSLAAPESGLRADGKLTLATTGTYLYGAPAAGNRLLGVVQFQRCVNPLSQSLPGFVFGDANEDSFHERRELTEAKLDERGKAKLDVELAPASDQHSPISVRTTVSLLESGGRPVVRSLERVLWPAETLVGVRPLFSGDYAPEGAMVSFEVVRVNEAGQLLAASELPVRLFHEDRHYYWRYEDGRGWSDGFTETEELVHSAPLALRADQRGKVTVPVNYGRYRLEISDPASGQTMKYRFYAGWSAKTAEDQGMRPDKVKLDFDKPAYREGQDKAQLTITPPHGGEALVTVEGSRTLWVKRLPMPKGGTTLSIPIDAAWKSHDLYVNVLVFRPGSEGDSITPARALGLAPLPLERGERRLKVAVAAPDKMKPEQDLEVQVEVPAAAGRKALLTLSAVDVGILNITNFATPNPFRYFFGQLRYGADLHDIYGRLIEKMAGRKGRLRFGGDAAPKTSKGLPKKVRLVDLFSGPVELDAQGKATVKLPVPDFNGTLRLMAVAATEDSYGSADREVVVAAPMIAELSAPRFMNWGDEARVALDLHNLSGGPASLKVRMPPVTGILVQNPEQDVQLADQEKKILTFNLTADRQFLGLADLRVQVSGRTGVGPLSLDRSFALEVKPLTPVQQKGQFAEIQPGALVTIKEDLADFLPATVLAHVNISDKPPLDVKSAVQGLLVYPYGCVEQTTSTTYPHLFIDENMAQRLGLKPFTLKERAKIVGQSMGKLEAAQGTEGGFSLWGGGQGEYWLSAYVGNFLQDAGERGFEVPAGMRRKTMDFLLKYLQEGIGGVSGKAYEPQERRVWSDTYAGAGRFNVLAYGAYVLARDARAPLSTLRRLHELRASATSGLSLVHLGLALHLMGDEKKGRIAIDEGLQKARIQGWWGDYGSDLTDVALSYALLKKHRIPATGRDNLLIRLANILKQQRWFSTQEQMAVFLAGSGVLEADEQENRRPWRATVQGGANPRQLEESDNVTLQVAPRDVLAGLKVTNNSERPLYAELVVSGRARVRPEAREQGISLSRRVFTADGTPFIGDRMQSGESYYVHIHVLSSSPIANVLVEDHIPAGLEIENLNLVRGEGMEQLELDGKNVTASMASSQIVHQEFREDRYVAALNLTDYRYRDSTYTYPQDLFYRVRAVTPGLYTWPSLSAADMYRPAVNGFAPGGGLIRVVEGRAK; encoded by the coding sequence ATGCAAAAAAGACCGTTGTGGCTTACGGCCCTCTTGCTGGCCGCAGGCGTTCTGCTGACAGCCGGCCCTGCTCCGGCTGGCTGGCGGGATCTGTTTCATGCGGCAGGGCAGACAAAATCCGCAGCCAGCGCCCAGGAAAAAGCCCCGACACAAAGCGGGACAGCCGAGTCGGACAGCGCCTTCCAACTAATCAGCCTGAGCGAGCGGGAGCTGGACGGCTCTCCTGCCCTGGCCCTGACCTTCAGCAATCCTTTGGACCCCAAGCAGTCGTATGACCGCTTCATCCGGGTCATGCAGCCGCAGATTCAGGAGGGTTCGGACACAGAGGAAGCAAGCGGCGAGGCCCGTCTGTCTCCCGGCGAAATCAGGGAAGTATCGGGCGAGATGCCGGCTGGCGCGGCGGTAAACGGCAAATGGGTGCTGGGCGAAAACCCGCGTATCCTCTTTTTTCCCCATGTGACGCCGGAGGCCGATTACAGGGTGCAGGTGGATGGGGAACTTGCGGACAAGGCGGGGCATCGTCTGGGCAAAGTGCACAGCTTCAGGGCTCGTACTGCGGCCGTAAGCCCGGCCTACTATTTCGCCAGCCGCGGCATGGTGCTGCCGGCCAGGCAGAACGGCGGCCTGCCGGTGGTGACGGTCAACGTGCCGGAGGTGGACGTACAGTTTCTCCGCGTACGTGATGACCATCTGCCCGAATTTCTGGACAAGGTCATTGCCGCACCGCGGGGGCAGGAGTCGGAGGGGAAATCGGAACTGCACGGTGCCGTGGATAACTGGGATCTGGACCAGCTCCACAACATGACCGAAAGTGTCTATGCCGCCCGTTTCGTCACGGAGAGCAAAGCCAACCGCCGGGCCGTGACCTTTCTGCCCGTGGAAGACCTGAAGGAACTGGCCGCGCCCGGCGTGTATGTAGCGGTGATGAGTCAGCCCGGCCGCTTTCGCTATGAGTATCAGACCACCTATTTTTATGTGAGCGACCTGGGCCTGCATGCGCGGCTCTTCACCGACAACGCGGATGTGTACGTGAGTTCGCTGACAGACGGCAAGGCCGTGCCGCGGGTGGCGCTGCGCTGGCTGGACCAGAGCGGCAAAGTGCTGGCCAAGGGCACGACCGACAGCGAGGGCCGCGCGCATTTTGACCAGCGTCCGCAAGGCGCGGCGGTCATTCAGGCGCAGCTCGGCGCTCAGGTGGCCATGATTGCGCTCAAGGAACCGGCTCTGGACCTGTCCGAATACAGCATCAAGGGCGAGCCGGGCAAGCCGGTGCGCTTCTTTGCCTGGTCGGGCCGCGATCTGTACCGGCCCGGCGAGCACTTCGACCTCTCGGTGCTGGCGCGGGACGCCGACGGCCGGGCACTGCCCCCTCTGCCGCTGCAGGCCGTTCTGAAGCGGCCGGATGGCAAGAAGCAGTTCAGCTCCATGTGGAAAAGCGCCGATCTGTCCGGCTATTACCAGGAGCGCATTGAGCTGCCGCTGGATGCGCCCACCGGCTTCTGGCAGTTGGAGCTGCGGGCCGACCCGGCGGACGAAGTGCCGGCAACGGTGTTCCGCTTCGGTGTGGAGGAATTTCTGCCCGAGCGCATGAAGCTCAGTCTGGCTGCTCCGGAAAGCGGCCTGCGGGCGGACGGCAAGCTGACCCTGGCCACCACCGGCACCTATCTCTATGGCGCACCGGCTGCCGGCAACCGGCTTTTGGGTGTGGTGCAGTTTCAGCGCTGCGTGAATCCGTTGAGCCAGAGCCTGCCTGGCTTTGTCTTTGGCGATGCCAATGAGGACAGCTTCCATGAGCGGCGCGAGCTGACGGAGGCCAAACTCGACGAAAGGGGCAAGGCGAAGCTGGACGTGGAGCTTGCTCCGGCAAGTGACCAGCATTCGCCCATCAGCGTGCGGACGACCGTGAGCCTGCTGGAAAGCGGGGGCCGGCCGGTGGTGCGCTCTCTTGAACGCGTGCTCTGGCCTGCCGAAACGCTTGTGGGCGTGCGGCCGCTCTTTTCTGGCGACTATGCCCCGGAAGGCGCGATGGTCTCCTTCGAAGTGGTGCGCGTGAACGAGGCGGGCCAGCTCCTGGCAGCCTCCGAGCTGCCGGTCCGGCTCTTTCACGAGGACCGGCACTATTATTGGCGCTACGAGGACGGTCGCGGCTGGTCGGACGGCTTTACCGAAACCGAAGAACTGGTGCACAGCGCCCCGCTCGCCCTGCGTGCAGACCAGCGCGGCAAGGTGACGGTGCCCGTGAACTACGGCCGCTACCGGCTGGAGATCAGCGACCCGGCAAGCGGCCAGACCATGAAATACCGCTTCTATGCGGGCTGGAGCGCCAAGACTGCCGAAGATCAGGGCATGCGGCCGGACAAGGTGAAACTGGACTTCGACAAGCCCGCCTACCGCGAAGGTCAGGACAAGGCCCAGCTCACCATCACTCCGCCGCATGGCGGCGAGGCGCTGGTGACCGTGGAGGGCAGCCGCACGCTCTGGGTCAAACGCCTGCCCATGCCCAAGGGCGGCACCACGCTCAGCATTCCGATCGATGCCGCCTGGAAGAGCCATGATCTGTACGTGAACGTGCTGGTGTTCCGGCCTGGCAGCGAAGGCGACAGCATTACGCCGGCCCGGGCCCTGGGCCTGGCGCCCCTGCCCCTGGAGCGCGGCGAGCGCAGGCTCAAGGTGGCCGTGGCCGCTCCGGACAAGATGAAGCCCGAGCAAGACCTGGAGGTGCAGGTCGAGGTGCCGGCGGCGGCCGGCAGGAAGGCGCTGCTGACCCTGTCCGCCGTGGATGTGGGCATTCTCAATATCACCAACTTTGCCACTCCGAATCCTTTCCGCTATTTCTTCGGACAACTGCGCTACGGCGCGGATCTGCACGACATCTACGGCCGCCTGATCGAAAAGATGGCAGGCCGGAAGGGCCGCCTGCGCTTTGGCGGCGATGCCGCGCCCAAAACTTCCAAGGGGCTGCCCAAAAAGGTGCGACTGGTGGATCTGTTCTCAGGCCCGGTGGAGCTGGACGCCCAGGGCAAGGCCACGGTGAAGCTGCCGGTGCCGGATTTCAACGGCACCCTCCGGCTTATGGCCGTGGCAGCCACCGAGGACAGCTACGGCTCGGCCGACCGCGAGGTCGTGGTGGCGGCGCCCATGATCGCCGAGCTCTCGGCCCCGCGTTTCATGAACTGGGGCGACGAGGCCCGGGTCGCACTGGATCTGCACAACCTCTCCGGCGGCCCGGCCAGCCTGAAGGTGCGCATGCCGCCGGTTACCGGGATTCTGGTGCAGAATCCGGAGCAGGATGTGCAGCTTGCCGATCAGGAAAAGAAAATACTGACCTTCAACCTGACGGCAGACCGGCAGTTCCTGGGCCTTGCCGATCTGCGCGTGCAGGTCAGCGGCCGGACCGGGGTGGGCCCGCTCTCTCTGGACCGCAGCTTCGCCCTGGAGGTCAAGCCGCTCACGCCGGTACAGCAGAAAGGGCAGTTCGCCGAAATCCAGCCCGGAGCGCTTGTCACCATCAAGGAAGATCTGGCCGATTTCTTGCCGGCCACCGTGCTGGCCCATGTCAATATCTCCGACAAGCCGCCTCTGGACGTGAAGAGCGCGGTGCAGGGCCTGCTTGTCTATCCCTATGGCTGCGTGGAACAGACCACGAGCACAACCTATCCGCACCTCTTCATCGACGAAAACATGGCGCAGCGGCTGGGCCTGAAGCCCTTTACACTCAAGGAACGCGCCAAAATCGTGGGCCAGTCCATGGGCAAGCTGGAGGCCGCTCAGGGAACCGAGGGCGGCTTTAGCCTCTGGGGAGGCGGTCAGGGCGAATACTGGCTTTCCGCCTATGTGGGCAACTTTCTGCAGGATGCCGGCGAACGCGGTTTCGAGGTGCCGGCCGGGATGCGGCGGAAGACCATGGATTTTCTCCTGAAGTATTTGCAGGAAGGGATCGGCGGCGTTTCCGGCAAAGCCTACGAGCCACAGGAGCGCCGGGTCTGGTCGGATACCTACGCCGGAGCCGGCCGCTTCAATGTCCTGGCCTATGGAGCCTATGTGCTGGCCCGGGATGCCAGAGCGCCGCTCAGCACCCTGCGCCGGCTCCATGAGCTGCGCGCCTCGGCCACCTCCGGCCTCTCGCTGGTTCATCTGGGCCTGGCCCTGCACCTGATGGGCGACGAGAAAAAGGGCAGGATCGCCATTGATGAGGGCCTGCAAAAGGCGCGGATCCAAGGCTGGTGGGGCGACTATGGGAGCGATCTGACCGATGTGGCCCTGTCCTACGCGCTCCTCAAAAAGCACAGAATTCCGGCAACGGGCCGGGACAATCTGCTCATACGGCTGGCCAATATCCTGAAGCAGCAGCGCTGGTTCAGCACCCAGGAACAGATGGCGGTCTTTCTCGCTGGCAGCGGGGTGCTCGAGGCGGACGAGCAGGAAAACCGGCGGCCGTGGCGGGCCACGGTGCAGGGTGGCGCGAATCCGCGCCAGCTCGAGGAAAGCGATAACGTGACCCTGCAGGTGGCGCCCCGCGACGTGCTCGCAGGACTGAAGGTGACCAACAACTCGGAGAGGCCTCTCTATGCGGAGCTGGTGGTGAGCGGCCGCGCCAGGGTGCGGCCGGAGGCCCGGGAACAGGGCATCAGCCTGTCACGCAGGGTCTTTACTGCCGACGGCACGCCCTTCATCGGCGACCGGATGCAAAGCGGCGAAAGCTACTACGTGCACATCCACGTGCTCAGCTCCAGCCCGATTGCCAATGTGCTGGTGGAAGACCATATCCCGGCCGGACTCGAGATCGAGAATCTCAATCTGGTGCGTGGCGAGGGCATGGAACAACTGGAGCTTGACGGCAAAAATGTGACGGCAAGCATGGCCAGCAGTCAGATCGTGCATCAGGAATTCCGGGAAGACCGCTACGTGGCCGCCCTGAACCTGACAGATTACCGCTACAGGGACTCCACCTACACCTATCCGCAGGACCTGTTCTACCGGGTGCGGGCGGTGACGCCTGGTCTCTACACCTGGCCCTCCCTTTCGGCAGCAGACATGTACCGGCCTGCCGTCAACGGCTTTGCCCCGGGCGGCGGCCTCATCAGGGTGGTGGAAGGCCGGGCGAAGTAG
- a CDS encoding DsrE family protein, producing MSYRVVFHLDADNTDIFALGLGNAGNLLKAAQGTECDIVLLFNGPAVRLLDGARCTRADSVRALQEQGVRFRVCSNAMRSFGGDIEALVPGCEPVPAGVVELILLQQKGYAYIKP from the coding sequence ATGAGCTACCGCGTTGTCTTTCATCTGGATGCCGACAATACCGACATCTTTGCCCTGGGTCTGGGCAATGCCGGCAATCTGCTCAAGGCCGCACAGGGTACGGAATGCGATATCGTGCTGCTGTTCAACGGCCCGGCGGTCCGGCTCCTGGACGGGGCCCGCTGCACCAGGGCGGACAGCGTCCGTGCCCTGCAGGAGCAGGGCGTGCGCTTCAGGGTATGCAGCAATGCCATGCGGAGCTTTGGCGGCGACATCGAAGCACTTGTGCCCGGCTGCGAGCCGGTACCGGCCGGCGTGGTGGAACTGATCCTGCTCCAGCAGAAGGGCTATGCCTACATCAAACCCTGA